Proteins found in one Macaca nemestrina isolate mMacNem1 chromosome 4, mMacNem.hap1, whole genome shotgun sequence genomic segment:
- the LOC105471293 gene encoding C-type lectin domain family 2 member L isoform X1 produces the protein MEPAREPPARARPPPPVAARPAPAPTAPAAPAAPAAPRPRSPAEAEARGPEGLLRRSGSGYEGSTSWKAALEDTTTRLLLGAIAVLLFAILVVMSILASKGCIKCEAPCPEDWLLYGRKCYFFSEEPRDWNTGRQYCHTHEAVLAVIQSQKELEFMFKFTRREPWIGLRRVGDEFHWVNGDPFDPDTFTIAGPGECVFVEPTRLVSTECLMTRPWVCSKMAYT, from the exons ATGGAGCCGGCCCGGGAGCCCCCTGCAAGggcccggccgccgccgccggtAGCCGCGCGCCCCGCGCCCGCCCCCAccgcccccgccgcccccgccgcccccgccgcccccaGGCCTCGCTCGCCCGCAGAGGCTGAGGCCCGTGGCCCCGAGGGGCTGCTGCGGCGATCCGGGTCGGGCTACGAGGGCAGCACCAGCTGGAAGGCGGCCTTGGAGG ACACCACCACACGTCTCCTGCTGGGTGCCATCGCGGTCCTTCTGTTCGCCATCTTGGTGGTGATGAGCATCTTGG CTTCCAAGGGCTGCATCAAGTGTGAAGCGCCCTGCCCAGAGGACTGGCTGCTCTACGGAAGGAAGTGTTACTTCTTTTCTGAGGAACCCAGAGACTGGAACACAGGCAGGCAGTACTGCCACACCCACGAGGCAGTGCTGGCTGTGATTCAGAGCCAGAAGGAGCTG GAATTTATGTTCAAGTTCACGCGGAGGGAGCCCTGGATTGGACTACGCAGAGTTGGGGACGAATTCCACTGGGTCAACGGGGACCCGTTTGATCCAGACAC GTTCACCATCGCAGGTCCAGGGGAGTGTGTCTTCGTGGAGCCCACCAGGCTGGTGTCGACGGAGTGTCTGATGACCCGGCCCTGGGTGTGCAGCAAGATGGCCTATACGTGA
- the LOC105471293 gene encoding C-type lectin domain family 2 member L isoform X2 has translation MEPAREPPARARPPPPVAARPAPAPTAPAAPAAPAAPRPRSPAEAEARGPEGLLRRSGSGYEGSTSWKAALEASKGCIKCEAPCPEDWLLYGRKCYFFSEEPRDWNTGRQYCHTHEAVLAVIQSQKELEFMFKFTRREPWIGLRRVGDEFHWVNGDPFDPDTFTIAGPGECVFVEPTRLVSTECLMTRPWVCSKMAYT, from the exons ATGGAGCCGGCCCGGGAGCCCCCTGCAAGggcccggccgccgccgccggtAGCCGCGCGCCCCGCGCCCGCCCCCAccgcccccgccgcccccgccgcccccgccgcccccaGGCCTCGCTCGCCCGCAGAGGCTGAGGCCCGTGGCCCCGAGGGGCTGCTGCGGCGATCCGGGTCGGGCTACGAGGGCAGCACCAGCTGGAAGGCGGCCTTGGAGG CTTCCAAGGGCTGCATCAAGTGTGAAGCGCCCTGCCCAGAGGACTGGCTGCTCTACGGAAGGAAGTGTTACTTCTTTTCTGAGGAACCCAGAGACTGGAACACAGGCAGGCAGTACTGCCACACCCACGAGGCAGTGCTGGCTGTGATTCAGAGCCAGAAGGAGCTG GAATTTATGTTCAAGTTCACGCGGAGGGAGCCCTGGATTGGACTACGCAGAGTTGGGGACGAATTCCACTGGGTCAACGGGGACCCGTTTGATCCAGACAC GTTCACCATCGCAGGTCCAGGGGAGTGTGTCTTCGTGGAGCCCACCAGGCTGGTGTCGACGGAGTGTCTGATGACCCGGCCCTGGGTGTGCAGCAAGATGGCCTATACGTGA